AGAATGCATTACAAAGCCAACTAGAACAATTACCTCAGGCAACGCCTTTTCCCGAAGAAGGACTTGAAAGATTCCGTCGTTTAAAAGAACGTATTATAGAGTTATCAAGCGAAGGTCAGCATATAGAAGATTTAAAATCGCAAAATGAGGTAAATCGAAAATCGATTCAATTAGATTATGAATTGCTAAGCCATGAAAAGGAGATACGAGATTTAGAATCCTCTTATGGACTCATTAAAGCTAGACAAGCTGATCTTGATAAACTGCAAGAACGGATTAATCAGTCAGAACGAGAAATTGAAGAAGAGTTGTCCTTAATCGGCAATGAATGGACAGAAGAAAGAATCCGTTCAGTTAGCACAGATTTAATTACGAAGCAACGACTAGTTTCCATACTGAAGCAGAATAATGAATTGGAAAATGAACAAAAGAGACTGGATCATGATTTACAGCATGCACGTACACAGATTGACGACAATGAAGAAAAACGAGCACAGTTAAAAGAGAGACGATTAAATGATGAAACGGTAAAATCATATCAAGAACAATTGAAGAACCAGACGAGTCATTCACCGACTCGGCTGAAAGAACAGCTAGCTAACATGAAGCAAATGAAAGACACACATAATTCAAAAAAGACTACAGGGATGATGAGCTGGCTACTGATAGGATTAGGTATATTGTTAGCGGTTGTTTGGGTCCTAAATGGCGATTTAATTGCAGGATTAGTGATCGGCATTAGTCTAGTAGGAACCGGTGTGGTTCTCGCTAATAAGAAGAATTCAACAGACATCAACGGACTAGATGAACAAATTCAAGCTTTAGAGAACGAGCTTTCACAACAAACCTTCGATGATACAGAAGTAGAGCGTTTAGAGAAAATCATATATGAACAACAACATCTTACTCTGCAAGGTAGGCACTTAGAAGAGCAAGCGGTTGAACTAGAAAAACGTTACCAGAAAATCGCAAGACAATATGATAACTGGGAGCTAGATGACCATGAAACGAAAGACCAATTAGCCGAAATTCGGCAACACATTCAAATGCCAGACCATATCCCTAACGACATGATGTTGGAACTGTTTGAAAGAATAGACCGGTTAAAGCGTCGGTTTTCTGAATTGAGTAACTGGAAAACTGAACGCGCAAAGAGACTTGAAGAAGTAGAAGCTTTCTCTACACGACTAAGTCGGTTAACCGAATTTGAAATCACTGATCACCATTCAATGGATCAGGCAATGCGTACACTTGCTTCAAACTGGAAAAGAACACAAGATCAGCAGAACAGCTTGTTGAAATTGAAGGATGAACAAGAAGATTTGATGAAAAGATTTGAGAGTGTGAAGAAGAAGATAACCCTTTACGAGAAAGAAATACAAGAATTGTTTGATAAAGCAGATGTAAATGATGAAGAAACCTTTTGGGTAAGGGGAAAAGCGAATGAGAAGTTTCGGCAACTGAATGAGCAGTTAGAAATGCGAAATGCCCACCTTAAACATACTACTACTGAACAATTGATAAAAGAGCTTGAGGAAGCTTACCGAAGCTCAGACCAAATAGATACTGACTTAACTAATGTTCAAGAGCGTCTTGATCAGTCAGACAAGACAATAGACGGTTTAAGAGATGAAGGAGCGAAAATTCAAGCCCAAATTGCCCAACTAGAAAAAGACGGTTCATACTCTCATCACCTACATGCTTTTGAAGCTGCAAAGAGTGAATTCAATGAACAAGCCAAAAGGTGGGCAATTTTGAAAACTGCACAATATGCACTAGAGGTTGCGAAACAAAATTATCAATCTGAAAAACAACCAAAAATCATACAAAGAGCAGAAAGTTACTTTTCAGAACTGACCGAAAAAAGGTATCAAAGATTAATTGCTCCTAAGGATGATGAAAGTTTTCTAATTGAAAGAAACGATCAAATGCTATTTAAACCCGAGGAATTAAGTCGAGCAACGATGGAACAGCTTTACCTTGCACTTAGATTTGCATTAGGAGAAGAATACGAACATCGGGGTTATTTCCCATTTATTATGGATGATATTTTTGTAAACTTTGATCAGAAGAGAAGATTACTTGCGTCAAAACTAATTAATAGAATTGCTGAGAATAGGCAAATTCTATACTTTACCTGTCATGAAACGACAGGTAAAAATCTGTCAGATCACTGTCTTTATCTTCCGCAAGCAAACACAATGCAACCACAAGCATACTGAGGAGTTGAAGAATCTTGAGCACGTACACCATATACTTGGTTGAAGATGAAATAGACCTATCTTTACTTATGAAAGCGTACATGGAGAAAGAAGGATGGAGTGTGAGAGTTTTCTCAGATGGTAACAGTGCGGTAGAAGCAATCGACCAGCCACCTCACCTTTGGGTGCTCGATATTATGCTTCCTGATATTGATGGATACGAGATACTCCGTAGGATTAAAGAGAAGTCAGATACACCGGTTATTTTTGCATCTGCCAGAGATGAGGACCTAGATCGTGTGAAAGGCCTTGAACTCGGGAGTGATGACTATTTATCCAAGCCGTTTCTTCCGAAGGAATTAGTCATCCGTGCAAAGAAACTTCTCCAACGAATATATGAAGGAACGAATGGTAAGTTTCAGACTCGGTGGATTAATCATTACCGGATTCAACCGATCGAACGAAAGGTTTACTATGAAGATCGTGAAATTGATTTGACGTCTAAAGAGTTTGAAGTTGTCCTATACTTAACAGAACATGTGAATGAATTAAAAACCCGCACAGAAATTCTTGAAGGTGTATGGGGAAATGACTATGTCGGGTCTGAGAGAGCGGTAGATGATGTCATTCGCCGTATCCGAAAGAAGATGCCACGGTTAAACTTGGAAACATTGTATGGCGGCGGATACAGGGTTGAACATCCGTGAAAATGTTAAGTATCGCCCAACGGATATGGCTTTCATTTTTTTTACTCGTATTCGTTGTAGGCTTAGCAGTCGTGATCATCTATCCACTTTCTATGAGAGAGGCGTTGACGGACGAAACGTATCGTTTAATTGAAGAACAGCAGAATTTAATTATTCAAGGATCGGATCCCGAACAAGAATTGCCTGACTCCAATCTAAACTTTATTGAAAGAAGAGAAGCAACGAGGTCGGTAGGACATCTTCTATTAGGGAATCAATCTTTTATTCTAAAAGGAGATGTTGTACCAGATGTTGTTTTAAGGCGAATGTGGGAAAATGCTTCTACACTCGGTGAACAAGCAGGTGAATATCAGCTGACCTATAGGGACGCATCACTCTTTTATGTGATAAGAAAGATTGAAGTGAACGGCACACCGACGTTCTTAGTTTCCTATATGTGGGATACGTACAGAGATCAACTCGTCCAAAAGCTTTGGGAGAGGTTAATCTGGATCCTGATCATTGGCATAATCATTAGTATCATTCCAGCGATTTGGCTATCAAATTATTTAAGAAAACCGCTCAAAGTACTAGGCAAACGATTTGAGCAAATTGGGAGCCGCAATTGGAAAGAGCCTCTCCAATTGAAAGGAGATCAAGACTTTGAATTGCTGTCCAATCAATTTGAGCGAATGCGGCAAAGCTTAATCCGAAACGATCAGTCTCAAAAGATGTTTATCCAACATGCGTCACACGAATTGAAAACACCGATTATGACGATAAAAAGTTACGCACAATCGGTTAAAGATGGCGTCATGCCTGAGAAAGATTTAGAAGGAATGATGAATGTCATTATTCATCAGTCTGGTAGGATGGAAGAGCGGGTCAAGGATATGATTTACTTTTCCAAACTAGATACTTTAAAGGATTCCGAGCCGAATGCAGAGATTATCCGCTTCGGAACACTGCTGGATGAAGTACTCGACAGGTTCCGCTATCAACGAGAGGATTTACGCATTCATATTGAAGGAGAAGGGGTTACTTTTAAAGGAGACCGTCAGCAATGGGAAGTTGTATATGAGAACTTGATTCAAAATGCTTTCCGTTATGCAGAATCATTCATTGAGATTAAAGCGATTAATCAGAATGGTCATACATGGATGGAGGTTCGAAACGACGGTGAACGAATACCAGAAGAGGATCTTGCGCATATCTTCGAACCTTTTCAAATGAGTCATAAAGGACAATTTGGGCTTGGTCTAGCTATTGTCAAACGTATCGTAGAACTTCATAATGGTAATGTAGAGGTCCAAAATTATAAAGATGGTGTATCGATTACGATGATTATATAATGTCTGGACTGTAAGACTTAGAAGGATGATTGTATGAAAGAAA
This Pseudalkalibacillus berkeleyi DNA region includes the following protein-coding sequences:
- a CDS encoding ATP-binding protein, encoding MKIKSLHIYGFGRFENERIDFETNGVQVIIGDNESGKSTLMAFIEYMLFGFPKKTEKRLRYEPKTTQAYGGKLVIDSDRHGLVTIERKGGASGSIHVVRSNGREEDESFLQEILSEINLSTYRNIFSFNLDGLQRVGEIRSEELGEYLFNAGLTGAQQLNGISNRLESEQGELFKPNGRNPILNQKIEQLTDLEDKVKRWSNKLDEYNDMKSEHEKISLELAQQEQLRDKWKAEENKLKVFQSIHPIVDQKNALQSQLEQLPQATPFPEEGLERFRRLKERIIELSSEGQHIEDLKSQNEVNRKSIQLDYELLSHEKEIRDLESSYGLIKARQADLDKLQERINQSEREIEEELSLIGNEWTEERIRSVSTDLITKQRLVSILKQNNELENEQKRLDHDLQHARTQIDDNEEKRAQLKERRLNDETVKSYQEQLKNQTSHSPTRLKEQLANMKQMKDTHNSKKTTGMMSWLLIGLGILLAVVWVLNGDLIAGLVIGISLVGTGVVLANKKNSTDINGLDEQIQALENELSQQTFDDTEVERLEKIIYEQQHLTLQGRHLEEQAVELEKRYQKIARQYDNWELDDHETKDQLAEIRQHIQMPDHIPNDMMLELFERIDRLKRRFSELSNWKTERAKRLEEVEAFSTRLSRLTEFEITDHHSMDQAMRTLASNWKRTQDQQNSLLKLKDEQEDLMKRFESVKKKITLYEKEIQELFDKADVNDEETFWVRGKANEKFRQLNEQLEMRNAHLKHTTTEQLIKELEEAYRSSDQIDTDLTNVQERLDQSDKTIDGLRDEGAKIQAQIAQLEKDGSYSHHLHAFEAAKSEFNEQAKRWAILKTAQYALEVAKQNYQSEKQPKIIQRAESYFSELTEKRYQRLIAPKDDESFLIERNDQMLFKPEELSRATMEQLYLALRFALGEEYEHRGYFPFIMDDIFVNFDQKRRLLASKLINRIAENRQILYFTCHETTGKNLSDHCLYLPQANTMQPQAY
- a CDS encoding response regulator transcription factor; protein product: MSTYTIYLVEDEIDLSLLMKAYMEKEGWSVRVFSDGNSAVEAIDQPPHLWVLDIMLPDIDGYEILRRIKEKSDTPVIFASARDEDLDRVKGLELGSDDYLSKPFLPKELVIRAKKLLQRIYEGTNGKFQTRWINHYRIQPIERKVYYEDREIDLTSKEFEVVLYLTEHVNELKTRTEILEGVWGNDYVGSERAVDDVIRRIRKKMPRLNLETLYGGGYRVEHP
- a CDS encoding sensor histidine kinase gives rise to the protein MLSIAQRIWLSFFLLVFVVGLAVVIIYPLSMREALTDETYRLIEEQQNLIIQGSDPEQELPDSNLNFIERREATRSVGHLLLGNQSFILKGDVVPDVVLRRMWENASTLGEQAGEYQLTYRDASLFYVIRKIEVNGTPTFLVSYMWDTYRDQLVQKLWERLIWILIIGIIISIIPAIWLSNYLRKPLKVLGKRFEQIGSRNWKEPLQLKGDQDFELLSNQFERMRQSLIRNDQSQKMFIQHASHELKTPIMTIKSYAQSVKDGVMPEKDLEGMMNVIIHQSGRMEERVKDMIYFSKLDTLKDSEPNAEIIRFGTLLDEVLDRFRYQREDLRIHIEGEGVTFKGDRQQWEVVYENLIQNAFRYAESFIEIKAINQNGHTWMEVRNDGERIPEEDLAHIFEPFQMSHKGQFGLGLAIVKRIVELHNGNVEVQNYKDGVSITMII